A region of the Lycium barbarum isolate Lr01 chromosome 1, ASM1917538v2, whole genome shotgun sequence genome:
CCTGTATTTTAAGAACCCAAACATTTATTGAAAGTTTTACAAGATCTACTTAGTTCACTTTACAAGAAACCGATATTCTTGTTAATTTTATAAACCTTGCCGTTTGTAAATTAAAGTCTAGAAAAGTACCAAGTACAAGTTAAGAAAATGTAGCCTTTTCACTATTTTCGCTCCCTTTTTATTTTACTCTGTGTTTTTTTCAGGAGAACAATGGAAATAATAACTATTACTCCATCTGTTCTAATTTATGAACCTATTTGGGTGAGTgtagagtttaagaaagaaataaagatTTTTGGAATTGTGTTCTTAAATATGCCATAACATTTGTGTGGTATAAGACTTTTGAGACTTGTGTGATTTTACATGTCATAATATTTGTGTGGGTATCGTTTATTATTAAGAGTAAATTGAGAAGTTTAACTTAGACTGTTTCCAAATTCAGAAAAAAATCATTCTTCTTAAAACCGACTAATGAAAAAAATTATAGCAAAGTACTACTCCTCAACTTAATTCAAGCATATTGGACCGGTTATATGAATATTCGGTGTCCATGTCGCTCTGTTGAAGCTTAGGAAGATGGAAGATAGAAAAGAAAAAGTTTTGAGTAGGGATGTTTACCTTCTTTAGACCAGGGACAATCTTTGACAAAGATATGAAAAGCTCGCCCATTTTTTGTCTTCGTTTCCTCTCCGCAATGACATGTTCTTGAGCTTGTACAGAACTTCTCTTGTacataatattattattatttttttccccTAATGATTCTTGACATGCATTTTCTTCCAAATGAGAGCTTATCATTagaatatcttcttcttcttcttgaggaTTAATCGGTGATGACGAAAACGAAATGAGAAATCCAGAAGAGGAAGAATTAGAGGAAAGTAAGGGAGAAGAAAGAGCTTTTTGAGCATTCTCTTCAATATTGGTGTAAGCTGATGGAGTTGATGAATATATATCTTGAGAAACATTCGGCTTAAGGTCGAAGAATAAGTCATCTTCGTAGTTAAAATTACCAGTATATTCCATGCCCTAAGACAGAAACAAAAGGATATAAAGACCAGAAAATAGAAAGCTTGTTAATTAGGACAAGTATTAAT
Encoded here:
- the LOC132644671 gene encoding transcription factor bHLH18-like; amino-acid sequence: MEYTGNFNYEDDLFFDLKPNVSQDIYSSTPSAYTNIEENAQKALSSPLLSSNSSSSGFLISFSSSPINPQEEEEDILMISSHLEENACQESLGEKNNNNIMYKRSSVQAQEHVIAERKRRQKMGELFISLSKIVPGLKKLDKSSILGDTIQYMKELQEQVKLLEEAKKNTCENNDSSTSKDQVEGSKIKARILDKSVLINIHCSKQDGMVGRVLFQMEQLHLSVPDIRIMPFGRTNLEISILAEMENGCCITVEDIVKDLQINLLEQV